In Erpetoichthys calabaricus chromosome 2, fErpCal1.3, whole genome shotgun sequence, a genomic segment contains:
- the LOC114646044 gene encoding membrane-spanning 4-domains subfamily A member 4A-like → MSVVVTEEVPGLKPMQVISQDSIPGDPSPSAGSTFPFLHAELTSDFNEPIRKLNKFNRGQPQSLGIVEIMIGLVNIVFGFIFSFPLTYANGTPFWTSAMYIISGSLCIIADKNPGVIIAALTGNIVTAVISGSTIYIYLFDSSFRFSYFYKISDCQKLIDLLMSTENGIKVVLLVSAVLEFCVSTYIGAFGLKAVCGIKSKCVVKPCFEEARPLQVPSAQTV, encoded by the exons ATGTCAGTGGTTGTCACAGAGGAGGTGCCGGGTTTAAAGCCCATGCAAGTTATTTCTCAAGACTCCATTCCTGGTGatccatctccaagtgctggaaGCACTTTTCCTTTTTTACATGCAGAACTCACCAGTGACTTCAATGAGCCAATCCGCAAGTTAAATAAGTTCAACAGAGGACAGCCACAGTCTCTAGGG ATTGTTGAAATCATGATTGGACTAGTAAATATTGTGTTTGGCTTcatattttcatttcctttgacATATGCCAATGGCACTCCATTCTGGACATCTGCAATG TATATCATTTCAGGTTCTCTCTGTATTATTGCTGACAAGAATCCTGGTGTG ATTATTGCAGCCTTAACCGGCAACATTGTCACCGCAGTTATAAGTGGAAGTACCATCtatatatatttgtttgattcatcTTTTCGATTTTCATACTTTTACAAAATTTCTGACTGTCAGAAATTAATAGACTTGTTAATG AGTACAGAAAATGGAATCAAAGTTGTTTTGCTAGTTTCAGCAGTCCTAGAATTTTGTGTTTCCACCTACATTGGAGCCTTTGGATTGAAAGCTGTTTGTGGTATAAAG TCTAAGTGTGTTGTCAAGCCATGTTTTGAAGAGGCAAGACCACTTCAGGTGCCTTCAGCCCAAACAGTCTAG